In the Paramisgurnus dabryanus chromosome 5, PD_genome_1.1, whole genome shotgun sequence genome, one interval contains:
- the ppp1cc gene encoding serine/threonine-protein phosphatase PP1-gamma catalytic subunit A, translating to MADIDKLNIDSIIQRLLEVRGSKPGKNVQLQENEIRGLCLKSREIFLSQPILLELEAPLKICGDIHGQYYDLLRLFEYGGYPPESNYLFLGDYVDRGKQSLETICLLLAYKIKYPENFFLLRGNHECASINRIYGFYDECRRRYNIKLWKTFTDCFNCLPIAAIVDEKIFCCHGGLSPDLQSMEQIRRIMRPTDVPDQGLLCDLLWSDPDKDVLGWGENDRGVSFTFGAEVVAKFLHKHDLDLICRAHQVVEDGYEFFAKRQLVTLFSAPNYCGEFDNAGAMMSVDETLMCSFQILKPAEKKKPNSSRPVTPPRNMVTKQAKK from the exons ATGGCTGACATCGACAAACTCAACATAGACAGCATCATTCAGCGCCTGCTCGAGG TGAGGGGATCAAAGCCCGGCAAGAACGTCCAGCTACAGGAGAATGAGATCCGTGGGTTGTGCCTGAAATCTCGTGAAATCTTCCTCAGTCAACCCATCCTGCTGGAGCTTGAGGCTCCATTGAAGATCTGTG GTGATATCCACGGGCAGTACTACGACCTTCTCAGGCTCTTCGAGTATGGAGGATATCCACCTGAGAGCAACTACCTGTTCCTGGGGGACTATGTGGACCGAGGCAAGCAGTCTCTGGAAACCATCTGTCTGCTGCTGGCGTACAAGATCAAATACCCAGAAAACTTCTTCCTGTTGAGGGGGAACCATGAGTGTGCCTCCATCAATCGTATCTATGGCTTTTATGATGAGT GCAGGAGACGTTATAACATCAAGCTCTGGAAAACCTTCACTGACTGTTTCAACTGTCTGCCCATCGCCGCCATTGTGGATGAGAAGATCTTTTGTTGTCATGGAG GCCTGTCTCCAGATCTGCAGTCTATGGAACAGATCAGAAGGATCATGAGACCCACAGATGTTCCAGATCAGGGTCTCCTGTGTGATCTGCTTTGGTCTGATCCAGACAAAGACGTGCTGGGCTGGGGAGAGAATGACAGAGGTGTGTCCTTTACTTTTGGAGCTGAAGTGGTTGCCAAGTTCCTCCATAAACATGACCTGGATCTCATCTGCAGGGCCCATCAG GTGGTGGAAGACGGTTATGAGTTTTTTGCTAAGAGACAGCTGGTGACTCTCTTCTCTGCTCCAAACTACTGTGGAGAGTTTGACAACGCTGGTGCCATGATGAGTGTAGATGAGACCCTCATGTGTTCTTTTCAG ATTTTGAAACCAGCTGAGAAAAAGAAACCAAACTCGAGTCGTCCAGTGACTCCACCCAGAAACATGGTGACCAAGCAGGCGAAGAAATGA
- the ten1 gene encoding CST complex subunit TEN1 gives MLPHPAVFHLPWEINALTDGASVRTYGRLTSYKPEESRVVLSAQQSSKKCQVSVRTTFVEPFNPIFGAQYLVLGEIEKTEGVSEVVLCARALNCVDGVDLALMQRAITEQRCFFEERRPENSAQASQYESPHPP, from the coding sequence ATGTTGCCTCACCCAGCGGTATTTCACCTCCCATGGGAGATCAACGCATTGACAGATGGTGCATCCGTGCGAACGTATGGCAGACTTACAAGCTACAAGCCAGAGGAGTCCAGAGTCGTTCTTAGCGCCCAGCAGTCATCCAAAAAGTGCCAGGTGTCTGTACGAACAACATTTGTTGAACCTTTCAATCCCATATTTGGAGCTCAGTATCTTGTTCTTGGAGAGATTGAAAAAACTGAGGGTGTTAGTGAAGTTGTGTTGTGTGCACGTGCTCTGAATTGTGTTGATGGAGTAGATCTCGCATTAATGCAACGAGCCATTACGGAGCAGAGATGCTTTTTTGAGGAGAGAAGACCTGAGAACAGTGCGCAAGCTTCCCAATATGAGAGTCCTCATCCCCCTTAA